A DNA window from Stenotrophomonas sp. 57 contains the following coding sequences:
- a CDS encoding DUF3426 domain-containing protein, producing the protein MSEPNPPRRPLATFLRTAPEGQPVPATDARTQDDAGHTTPVQRMPVEPIDLPRTPKTRQDDDAVIVDDAAPIEPAPLAVQAAAAASDAPSFLGSARARTLPAPRWHWLLVAGLALLLVLQSVLADRARLAADAGNRAWLGTLCGVLRCSLPAWHEPTAFTMTSREIRPLPGQAGVLQVQASIRNDARWAQAWPNLRLSLSDADGRVIGSGVFTPAQYLGENPGAGLLDPGQSARVAFRVQEPAASTVAFTFDFL; encoded by the coding sequence ATGTCCGAGCCGAACCCACCGCGACGCCCCCTGGCGACTTTCCTGCGCACCGCGCCGGAAGGTCAGCCCGTGCCTGCGACCGATGCGCGCACGCAGGATGACGCCGGGCACACAACGCCTGTGCAGCGGATGCCGGTCGAGCCCATCGACCTGCCGCGGACGCCGAAGACGCGACAGGACGATGACGCTGTCATCGTTGACGACGCCGCGCCTATCGAGCCGGCGCCGCTCGCGGTGCAGGCAGCAGCGGCCGCCAGTGATGCTCCCAGCTTCCTCGGCAGCGCGCGTGCCCGCACGCTGCCTGCACCCCGCTGGCACTGGCTGCTGGTCGCGGGGCTGGCGCTGCTGCTGGTGCTGCAGAGCGTGCTTGCCGATAGAGCGCGGCTCGCCGCAGACGCCGGCAACCGTGCATGGCTGGGCACGCTCTGTGGCGTCCTGCGCTGCAGCCTGCCGGCCTGGCATGAACCCACCGCCTTCACCATGACCAGCCGCGAAATCCGACCGTTGCCCGGGCAGGCCGGTGTGCTGCAGGTGCAGGCCAGTATCCGCAACGATGCACGCTGGGCACAAGCCTGGCCGAACCTCCGCCTGTCGCTGTCCGATGCCGATGGCCGGGTGATCGGCAGCGGCGTGTTCACCCCCGCACAGTATCTGGGCGAGAACCCCGGTGCGGGCCTGCTGGACCCGGGCCAGAGCGCACGCGTCGCCTTCCGCGTGCAGGAACCCGCCGCATCCACCGTCGCATTCACCTTCGACTTCCTCTGA
- the fis gene encoding DNA-binding transcriptional regulator Fis, which yields MNAVLSRPDNSRGAPRPPLREHVAQSVRRYLRDLDGCDADDVYEIVLREMEIPLFVEVLNHCEGNQSRAAAMLGIHRATLRKKLKEYGISA from the coding sequence TTGAACGCTGTCCTTTCTCGTCCTGACAACAGTCGTGGCGCTCCCCGGCCACCGCTGCGTGAACATGTCGCCCAGTCCGTGCGCCGCTACCTGCGTGACCTCGATGGCTGCGACGCGGACGATGTCTACGAGATCGTGCTGCGCGAGATGGAGATTCCGCTGTTCGTGGAAGTGCTCAACCACTGCGAAGGCAACCAGAGCCGTGCCGCAGCGATGCTGGGCATCCACCGTGCCACCCTGCGCAAGAAGCTGAAGGAATACGGCATCAGCGCGTAA
- a CDS encoding phosphatidate cytidylyltransferase, which yields MSFLIDVSGDLAAQSVGQQTGLLFAGVGAVLVLATLVAETLRWRQRGQPSPVIANLVSRIRAWWVMAIVVGLALFFGRTGVIVLFAIISLFALREFITLAPTRSGDYYALLAAFYIVLPWQYYLVWIDWYGMYTLLIPVYAFLFLPILSTIGGDTTHYLERTAKVQWGLMICVFCISHVPLLLNLHVPGHDPSRNVLLFAFLVIVVQSSDVLQYIWGKLLGRRLIAPKLSPSKTVEGFVGGVLSASALGAALWWITPFTPLQAFGLSLLINLMGFWGGLVMSAIKRDRGIKDWGHMIEGHGGMLDRLDSVCFAAPVFFHVVRYYWKAGGVG from the coding sequence ATGAGTTTTCTGATCGATGTGTCCGGCGACCTGGCAGCGCAGAGCGTGGGCCAGCAGACCGGGCTGCTGTTCGCCGGTGTCGGTGCGGTGCTGGTACTGGCCACGCTGGTGGCTGAAACGTTGCGCTGGCGCCAGCGCGGCCAGCCCAGCCCGGTGATCGCCAACCTGGTATCGCGCATCCGCGCGTGGTGGGTGATGGCGATCGTGGTCGGGCTCGCGCTGTTCTTCGGCCGTACCGGGGTCATCGTGCTGTTCGCGATCATCTCGCTGTTCGCGCTGCGCGAGTTCATCACCCTGGCGCCGACGCGCTCGGGTGATTACTACGCACTGCTGGCGGCGTTCTACATCGTGCTGCCGTGGCAGTACTACCTGGTGTGGATCGACTGGTACGGCATGTACACGCTGCTGATTCCGGTCTATGCGTTCCTGTTCCTGCCGATCCTGTCGACCATCGGTGGCGATACCACGCACTACCTGGAGCGCACGGCGAAGGTGCAGTGGGGGCTGATGATCTGCGTGTTCTGCATCTCGCACGTGCCGCTGCTGCTGAACCTGCACGTGCCCGGCCATGATCCGTCGCGCAACGTGCTGCTGTTCGCCTTCCTGGTGATCGTGGTGCAGTCCTCGGACGTGCTGCAGTACATCTGGGGCAAGCTGCTGGGCAGGCGTCTGATCGCACCGAAGCTGTCGCCGTCGAAGACGGTGGAGGGCTTCGTCGGCGGCGTGCTGAGTGCCAGCGCGCTGGGCGCAGCGCTGTGGTGGATCACCCCGTTCACGCCGCTGCAGGCGTTCGGCCTGTCGCTGCTGATCAACCTGATGGGGTTCTGGGGTGGCCTGGTGATGTCGGCGATCAAGCGTGACCGTGGCATCAAGGATTGGGGCCACATGATCGAGGGCCATGGCGGCATGCTCGACCGGCTGGATTCGGTGTGCTTCGCCGCGCCGGTGTTCTTCCACGTGGTGCGGTATTACTGGAAGGCGGGCGGTGTGGGGTGA
- a CDS encoding lysophospholipid acyltransferase family protein, whose translation MFAELIARACSGAIHVVTGARALWIGCAPSSERRVYYGNHASHGDFVLIWSSMPPALRRQVRPVAAAEYWQRDGLRRYLIDAVFNGVLVEREAGHRQQDPLQALRDAVDEDCSLILFPEGTRNVGDEPLLPFKSGIYHLARQRPELEFVPVWIDNLKRVMPKGRFLPLPLLCTATFGTPLRLQADEDKAAFLARSRQALLDLAPNGGRA comes from the coding sequence ATGTTCGCCGAACTGATTGCCCGCGCCTGCAGTGGCGCGATCCATGTGGTGACCGGCGCGCGTGCGCTGTGGATCGGTTGCGCGCCGTCCAGCGAGCGTCGCGTGTACTACGGCAACCACGCCAGCCATGGTGACTTCGTGCTGATCTGGTCGTCGATGCCGCCTGCGTTGCGGCGCCAGGTGCGCCCGGTTGCTGCTGCCGAGTACTGGCAGCGCGATGGCCTGCGTCGCTACCTGATCGATGCGGTGTTCAACGGCGTGCTGGTCGAGCGCGAGGCCGGGCATCGCCAGCAGGATCCGCTGCAGGCCCTGCGTGATGCCGTGGACGAGGACTGCTCGTTGATCCTGTTCCCGGAAGGCACGCGCAACGTGGGCGATGAGCCGTTGCTGCCGTTCAAGAGCGGCATCTACCACCTGGCCCGGCAACGCCCGGAGCTGGAATTCGTTCCGGTGTGGATCGACAACCTGAAGCGGGTGATGCCCAAGGGCCGCTTCCTGCCGCTGCCCTTGTTGTGCACGGCTACCTTCGGCACGCCGCTGCGGTTGCAGGCCGACGAGGACAAGGCTGCATTCCTGGCCCGCAGCCGCCAGGCGCTGCTGGACCTGGCGCCGAACGGAGGGCGCGCATGA
- a CDS encoding phosphatase PAP2/dual specificity phosphatase family protein, whose protein sequence is MAAEGRPWRRALLWLALLGPFFFASYGFANWMAGRHAELPVMAFAWETRIPFVPWTIVPYWSIDLFYAVSFFLCRQRLELDRHALRLFSAQLIAVSCFLLWPLRFSFERPEIGGVFGWLFDVLLGFDKPFNQAPSLHIVLLIVLWVKFAQYLHGVWRWVLHVWALLIGVSVLTTFQHHFIDIPTGLLAGWLCVWLWPEQGTPPLRAWRTVRDAKRWRLAALYLLGAAVLLVPVVLLRGAALWLLWPVVSLLLVALAYAGLGTAVFQKRADGRLTMAARWLLAPYLAAAWINSRLWTRRAAQPVPVLDGVWLGRIPCTALPTPLGGVVDACAELSCCAPGAAYAGVPMLDLVVPEPEQLREAAEAIARLRAQGPLLVCCALGYSRSSASVATWLLRSGRAADADAAVAIVRAARPGIVLGKAHLRAITVAAGDPA, encoded by the coding sequence CTGGCCGCGGAAGGGCGCCCCTGGCGGCGCGCCCTGCTGTGGCTGGCCCTGCTGGGCCCGTTCTTCTTCGCCAGCTATGGCTTTGCCAACTGGATGGCCGGTCGCCATGCCGAACTGCCGGTGATGGCGTTCGCCTGGGAGACCCGCATTCCGTTCGTGCCGTGGACGATCGTGCCCTACTGGTCGATCGACCTGTTCTACGCGGTCTCCTTCTTCCTGTGCAGGCAACGGTTGGAGCTGGACCGGCATGCGCTGCGGCTGTTCAGTGCACAGCTGATCGCCGTGAGCTGCTTCCTGCTGTGGCCGCTGCGCTTCAGCTTCGAGCGGCCGGAGATCGGCGGCGTGTTCGGTTGGCTGTTCGATGTGCTGCTGGGCTTCGACAAGCCGTTCAACCAGGCGCCATCGCTGCACATCGTGCTGCTGATCGTGCTGTGGGTGAAGTTCGCGCAGTACCTGCACGGCGTGTGGCGTTGGGTGCTGCATGTGTGGGCACTGCTGATCGGTGTCTCGGTGCTGACCACGTTCCAGCATCATTTCATCGATATCCCGACCGGGCTGCTGGCCGGGTGGCTGTGCGTGTGGCTGTGGCCGGAGCAGGGCACGCCACCGTTGCGGGCCTGGCGCACCGTGCGTGATGCCAAACGGTGGCGATTGGCAGCGCTGTACCTGCTGGGGGCCGCCGTATTGCTGGTGCCGGTGGTGCTTCTGCGTGGCGCGGCGTTGTGGCTGCTGTGGCCGGTGGTGTCGCTGCTGCTGGTGGCGCTTGCCTATGCCGGGCTGGGTACGGCGGTGTTCCAGAAGCGCGCCGATGGTCGCTTGACGATGGCGGCACGCTGGCTGCTGGCTCCATATCTGGCGGCAGCGTGGATCAACTCACGGCTATGGACCCGGCGCGCGGCGCAGCCGGTGCCGGTGCTGGATGGCGTGTGGCTGGGCCGGATTCCCTGCACGGCGTTGCCGACACCTTTGGGGGGCGTGGTCGATGCCTGCGCCGAGCTGTCCTGCTGCGCGCCGGGTGCGGCTTACGCCGGTGTGCCGATGCTGGACCTGGTGGTGCCGGAACCGGAGCAGCTGCGCGAGGCAGCCGAGGCCATCGCGCGCCTGCGGGCGCAGGGGCCGTTGCTGGTGTGCTGTGCACTGGGCTATTCGCGCAGTTCGGCCAGCGTGGCGACCTGGTTGCTGCGCAGCGGTCGTGCGGCGGATGCCGATGCGGCGGTGGCGATCGTGCGTGCCGCGCGTCCGGGCATCGTGCTGGGCAAGGCACACCTGCGCGCGATCACCGTTGCCGCCGGAGACCCTGCATGA
- a CDS encoding bifunctional alpha/beta hydrolase/class I SAM-dependent methyltransferase: MRQAQEREFHSFDQVPLFYRYWAGTTATPATRAIVLLHRGHEHSGRVTHLVDELDLPDTAFFAWDARGNGRSPGARGDAPGFPALVRDLDSFIAHIGAAHGIAVEDIVVIAQSVGAVVAATWVHDYAPRLRALVMASPAFKVKLYVPFARPGLALMQKLRGNFFVNSYVKPQWLTHDPARVESYRTDPLITRPISVRVLLGLYEAADRIVADAQAISVPVQLLVSGSDFVVHRGPQDRFYERLSSPIKERVHLPGFFHDTLGERDRAPALARIRSFIQARFAEPLHELSRRDAHRHGPTFEESEILAWPPERNSLADLRWRVVRGGLRVGGTLSEGIALGLQTGFDSGSTLDYIYRDQARGKGPLGRMVDRNYLDAIGWRGIRIRGQHLQELLRDAAQRLRGQGTPVRVLDVAAGHGRYVLEALGQGQQRADRIVLRDFSDLNVTQGQGLIERLGAADIARFEQGDAFDPAQLAAVDPAPTLAVVSGLYELFPDNDAVLRSLKGIAATVPVGGYLAYTGQPWHPQLEFIARALTSHRGGAAWVMRRRTQQEMDELVRLAGFEKVAQRIDDFGIFTVSLARRTA, encoded by the coding sequence ATGCGTCAGGCGCAGGAACGGGAATTCCACAGCTTCGACCAGGTACCGCTGTTCTACCGGTACTGGGCGGGCACCACTGCAACCCCGGCCACCAGGGCCATCGTGCTGCTGCATCGCGGCCATGAACATTCCGGCCGGGTCACCCACCTGGTCGATGAGCTGGACCTGCCCGACACCGCCTTCTTCGCCTGGGATGCGCGCGGCAATGGCCGGTCGCCGGGCGCGCGAGGCGATGCACCGGGCTTCCCGGCGCTGGTACGCGACCTGGACAGCTTCATCGCCCACATCGGCGCGGCGCATGGCATCGCGGTGGAAGATATCGTGGTGATCGCGCAGAGCGTGGGGGCGGTGGTCGCCGCGACCTGGGTGCATGACTACGCGCCGCGCCTGCGCGCGCTGGTGATGGCTTCGCCGGCGTTCAAGGTGAAGCTGTACGTACCGTTCGCGCGGCCGGGCCTGGCATTGATGCAGAAGCTGCGCGGCAACTTCTTCGTCAACAGTTACGTCAAGCCGCAGTGGCTGACCCACGATCCGGCGCGGGTGGAAAGCTACCGCACCGATCCGCTGATCACCCGGCCGATCTCGGTGCGCGTGTTGCTGGGCCTGTACGAAGCGGCAGATCGCATTGTCGCCGATGCGCAGGCGATCAGCGTGCCGGTGCAGCTGCTGGTGTCCGGTTCGGATTTCGTGGTGCACCGTGGCCCGCAGGATCGCTTCTACGAACGCCTGTCGAGTCCGATCAAGGAGCGCGTGCACCTGCCGGGCTTCTTCCACGACACGCTGGGTGAGCGCGACCGCGCACCGGCACTGGCGCGTATCCGCAGCTTCATCCAGGCGCGCTTCGCCGAACCGCTGCACGAGCTGTCGCGTCGTGACGCACATCGGCATGGGCCGACCTTCGAGGAATCGGAGATCCTGGCCTGGCCACCGGAGCGCAACAGCCTCGCCGACCTGCGCTGGCGCGTGGTGCGCGGCGGCCTGCGCGTCGGCGGCACGTTGTCCGAAGGCATCGCACTGGGCCTGCAGACCGGTTTCGATTCGGGCAGCACGCTCGACTACATCTATCGCGACCAAGCGCGTGGCAAGGGCCCGCTGGGCCGCATGGTCGACCGCAATTACCTGGACGCAATCGGCTGGCGCGGCATCCGCATCCGTGGCCAGCACCTGCAGGAACTGCTGCGCGATGCTGCCCAGCGCCTGCGCGGGCAGGGCACCCCGGTGCGCGTGCTGGACGTGGCCGCCGGCCATGGCCGCTATGTGCTGGAAGCGCTGGGCCAGGGCCAACAGCGCGCCGACCGCATCGTGCTGCGTGATTTCAGCGATCTGAACGTGACCCAGGGCCAGGGCTTGATCGAGCGCCTCGGTGCGGCCGACATCGCACGCTTCGAGCAGGGCGATGCGTTCGATCCGGCGCAACTGGCGGCGGTGGACCCGGCGCCGACGCTGGCGGTGGTATCGGGCCTGTACGAACTGTTCCCCGACAACGATGCCGTGCTGCGCTCGCTGAAGGGTATTGCCGCAACGGTGCCGGTGGGCGGCTACCTGGCCTACACCGGCCAGCCCTGGCACCCCCAGCTGGAATTCATCGCGCGCGCGCTGACCAGCCACCGCGGCGGCGCCGCGTGGGTGATGCGCCGCCGTACCCAGCAGGAGATGGATGAGCTGGTGCGCCTGGCTGGGTTCGAGAAGGTGGCGCAGCGTATCGATGACTTCGGCATCTTCACCGTGTCGCTGGCGCGCCGGACCGCGTGA
- a CDS encoding CDP-alcohol phosphatidyltransferase family protein, with the protein MSIYALKGRFQDLLRPAVGGLYRMGITANTVTVAAAVVSLLVAAAVGCCAPARPLLYLLLPLWMLLRMGLNAVDGMLAREFGQQSRLGAYLNEVCDVIADAALYLSLLSVPGVRPETLWLLAWTAALSEYAGVLGLMVGASRRYDGPMGKSDRAFVIGVLGLLLAFGWVGALTVSGVAAAMAALCVLTMINRVRRGLKESAATPQR; encoded by the coding sequence GTGTCGATCTATGCATTGAAAGGACGTTTCCAGGACCTGTTGCGCCCGGCCGTAGGTGGCCTGTATCGCATGGGCATCACCGCCAATACGGTGACCGTGGCCGCTGCCGTGGTCTCGCTGCTGGTGGCCGCAGCCGTGGGGTGCTGTGCGCCTGCCCGGCCGCTGCTGTACCTGCTGCTGCCGCTGTGGATGCTGCTGCGCATGGGGCTCAACGCTGTGGACGGCATGCTGGCCCGCGAATTCGGCCAGCAATCGCGGCTGGGCGCCTATCTGAACGAAGTGTGCGATGTGATCGCCGATGCGGCGCTGTACCTGAGCCTGCTCAGCGTACCGGGCGTGCGCCCGGAGACGCTGTGGCTGCTGGCCTGGACCGCGGCGCTGAGCGAGTACGCCGGCGTGCTGGGGCTGATGGTCGGTGCCAGCCGCCGCTACGACGGCCCGATGGGCAAGAGCGACCGCGCCTTCGTGATCGGTGTGCTGGGCCTGTTGCTGGCCTTCGGCTGGGTCGGCGCGCTGACGGTCAGCGGCGTGGCCGCAGCCATGGCAGCGTTGTGCGTGCTGACGATGATCAATCGCGTACGGCGCGGGCTGAAGGAATCCGCGGCGACGCCGCAGCGATAG
- the purH gene encoding bifunctional phosphoribosylaminoimidazolecarboxamide formyltransferase/IMP cyclohydrolase, translating to MTADLLPVRRALLSVSDKTGLVELATALAARGVELLSTGGTAKAIRDVGLAVKDVAEVTGFPEMMDGRVKTLHPMVHGGLLGRSGLDDAVMAEHGIGAIDLLVLNLYPFESVTAKADCTLADAVENIDIGGPAMLRSAAKNFARVAVATDPSQYAELLASLDAHDGQLTAATRFAFSVAAFNRVAQYDAAISNYLSAVTATDAAVPARAEYPAQMNSTFVKVMDLRYGENPHQSGAFYRDLYPVPGTLATFQQLQGKELSYNNLADADAAWECVRQFGAPACVIVKHANPCGVAVGAGNGDAYELAYATDPTSAFGGIIAFNTPLDAATAKVILDRQFVEVLIAPDYEPAALEYAQKKANVRVLRIPHGDGLNNFDSKRVGSGLLLQSSDNRGMTRDELKVVSKLAPTDKQFTDLLFAWKVAKFVKSNAIVYAKDNRTIGVGAGQMSRVYSARIAGIKAADANLVVEGSVMASDAFFPFRDGIDAAAAAGIKAVIQPGGSMRDAEVIAAADEHGLAMVFTGVRHFRH from the coding sequence ATGACTGCTGATCTGTTGCCCGTCCGCCGGGCCCTCCTCTCCGTTTCCGACAAGACCGGTCTGGTCGAGCTGGCCACTGCGCTGGCGGCACGCGGCGTGGAGCTGCTGTCCACCGGCGGCACTGCCAAGGCGATCCGCGATGTGGGCCTGGCCGTGAAGGACGTGGCCGAGGTCACCGGCTTCCCGGAAATGATGGATGGCCGGGTCAAGACCCTGCACCCGATGGTGCACGGTGGCCTGCTGGGCCGTTCGGGCCTGGATGATGCGGTGATGGCCGAGCATGGCATCGGCGCCATCGACCTGCTGGTGCTGAACCTGTACCCGTTCGAATCGGTCACCGCCAAGGCCGACTGCACCCTGGCCGATGCGGTGGAGAACATCGACATCGGCGGCCCGGCCATGCTGCGCTCGGCGGCCAAGAACTTCGCCCGCGTGGCGGTGGCCACCGACCCGTCGCAGTACGCCGAACTGCTGGCCTCGCTGGACGCCCACGATGGCCAGCTGACGGCTGCCACCCGCTTCGCGTTCTCGGTGGCCGCGTTCAATCGCGTTGCCCAGTACGATGCCGCGATCAGCAACTACCTGTCGGCGGTGACCGCCACCGACGCCGCCGTGCCGGCCCGCGCCGAGTACCCGGCGCAGATGAACTCTACCTTCGTGAAGGTGATGGACCTGCGCTACGGCGAGAACCCGCACCAGAGCGGCGCCTTCTACCGCGACCTGTACCCGGTGCCGGGCACGCTGGCCACCTTCCAGCAGCTGCAGGGCAAGGAGCTGAGCTACAACAACCTGGCCGACGCCGATGCGGCGTGGGAATGCGTGCGCCAGTTCGGCGCGCCGGCCTGCGTGATCGTCAAGCATGCCAATCCGTGCGGCGTGGCCGTCGGTGCCGGCAACGGCGATGCCTACGAGCTGGCCTACGCCACCGACCCGACCAGCGCCTTCGGCGGCATCATCGCCTTCAACACGCCGCTGGACGCCGCCACCGCCAAGGTCATCCTGGACCGCCAGTTCGTGGAAGTGCTGATCGCCCCGGACTACGAGCCGGCCGCGCTGGAGTACGCACAGAAGAAGGCCAACGTGCGCGTGCTGCGCATCCCGCACGGCGACGGCCTGAACAACTTCGACAGCAAGCGCGTGGGCTCGGGCCTCCTGCTGCAGTCCTCGGACAACCGCGGCATGACCCGCGACGAACTGAAGGTGGTCAGCAAGCTGGCACCGACCGACAAGCAGTTCACCGACCTGCTGTTCGCCTGGAAGGTGGCCAAGTTCGTGAAGTCCAACGCGATCGTCTACGCCAAGGACAACCGCACCATCGGTGTCGGCGCCGGCCAGATGAGCCGCGTGTACTCGGCGCGCATCGCCGGCATCAAGGCCGCTGACGCGAACCTGGTGGTCGAAGGTTCGGTGATGGCCTCCGATGCGTTCTTCCCGTTCCGCGACGGCATCGATGCCGCTGCTGCCGCCGGCATCAAGGCGGTCATCCAGCCGGGCGGTTCGATGCGCGATGCCGAAGTGATCGCCGCCGCCGACGAACACGGCCTGGCCATGGTGTTCACCGGCGTGCGCCACTTCCGCCACTGA
- the purD gene encoding phosphoribosylamine--glycine ligase, with translation MNVLVIGSGGREHALAWKLAQSSRVTEVIVAPGNAGTASEDKCRNVAVKVTDIDGLLALAQAEGVALTVVGPEVPLVAGVVDRFRAAGLRIFGPTAAAAQLEGSKAYAKDFLARHNIPTAFYAVHTDVDAALAYIREKGAPIVVKADGLAAGKGVIVAMTLAEAEDAVRDMLSGNAFGDAGARVVIEEFLDGEEASFISMVDGVHALPMATSQDHKRVGDGDTGPNTGGMGAYSPAPVVTPEVHVRVMREVVNPTVQGMIADGIPFTGFLYAGLMIDASGAPKVIEFNVRFGDPETQPVMLRLQSDLVDLVEAAIDGRLDQVEAQWDPRPSLGVVLAAKPYPESPITGDVISGLADVPASAKVFHAGTALDAQGQVLSAGGRVLCVAALGDSVRDAQANAYAGVAKVTWANEFHRNDIGWRAIAREG, from the coding sequence ATGAACGTACTTGTCATCGGCTCTGGCGGCCGCGAACACGCCCTGGCATGGAAGCTGGCCCAGTCCTCCCGTGTCACCGAAGTGATCGTGGCGCCCGGCAACGCCGGCACCGCCAGCGAAGACAAGTGCCGCAACGTGGCAGTGAAAGTGACTGACATTGACGGCCTGCTGGCGCTGGCCCAGGCCGAAGGCGTGGCGCTGACCGTGGTTGGCCCGGAAGTGCCGCTGGTGGCCGGCGTGGTCGACCGTTTCCGTGCCGCCGGCCTGCGCATCTTCGGGCCGACCGCCGCCGCCGCGCAGCTGGAAGGCAGCAAGGCCTACGCCAAGGACTTCCTGGCCCGCCACAACATCCCCACCGCGTTCTATGCCGTGCACACCGACGTGGACGCGGCGCTGGCCTACATCCGCGAGAAGGGTGCCCCCATCGTGGTCAAGGCCGATGGCCTGGCCGCCGGCAAGGGCGTGATCGTGGCGATGACCCTGGCCGAAGCCGAGGACGCCGTGCGTGACATGCTGTCGGGCAATGCCTTCGGAGACGCCGGTGCGCGCGTGGTGATCGAAGAGTTCCTCGATGGCGAGGAAGCCAGCTTCATTTCGATGGTGGACGGCGTGCATGCGCTGCCGATGGCAACCTCGCAGGACCACAAGCGCGTCGGCGACGGCGACACCGGCCCGAACACCGGCGGCATGGGCGCGTACTCGCCGGCCCCGGTGGTCACCCCGGAGGTGCATGTCCGCGTGATGCGCGAAGTGGTGAACCCGACCGTGCAGGGCATGATCGCCGACGGGATTCCCTTCACCGGCTTCCTCTATGCCGGCCTGATGATCGACGCCAGCGGCGCGCCGAAGGTGATCGAATTCAACGTGCGCTTCGGCGACCCGGAAACCCAGCCGGTGATGCTGCGCCTGCAGTCCGACCTGGTCGACCTGGTGGAGGCGGCCATCGACGGTCGCCTGGACCAGGTGGAGGCGCAGTGGGACCCGCGCCCGTCGCTTGGCGTGGTGCTGGCCGCCAAGCCGTACCCGGAATCGCCGATCACCGGTGACGTGATTTCCGGCCTGGCCGATGTGCCGGCCAGCGCCAAGGTGTTCCATGCCGGCACCGCGCTGGACGCGCAGGGCCAAGTGCTCAGCGCCGGCGGCCGCGTGCTGTGCGTGGCGGCACTGGGCGACAGCGTGCGCGACGCACAGGCCAATGCCTATGCCGGCGTGGCCAAGGTGACCTGGGCCAACGAGTTCCACCGCAACGACATCGGTTGGCGCGCGATCGCACGCGAGGGGTGA
- the rpoH gene encoding RNA polymerase sigma factor RpoH, producing MSQNTSTALVANNLPIPSALGSLDAYIGAVHQIPVLSVDDEQDLARRFRDGDDLDAARELVHSHLRFVVHVARGYNGYGLALGDLIQEGNIGLMKAVKRFDPDMGVRLVSFAVHWIRAEMHEFILKNWRIVKVATTKAQRKLFFNLRKSKTRLGWMNAAEVSAVAKDLNVSEREVMEMESRLSGRDIGFDAPTDEDNEHAPPSPAAFLVANDEDPSMAYERADSEDNQMQLLREGLAELDARSRDIIRRRWLDADSKVTLQELADEYGVSAERIRQVEANALKKMKALFTA from the coding sequence ATGAGCCAGAACACCTCTACTGCCCTTGTGGCAAACAATCTCCCGATTCCCAGTGCGCTCGGTTCGCTGGACGCCTACATCGGTGCCGTGCACCAGATCCCGGTGCTGTCGGTCGATGACGAACAGGACCTGGCCCGTCGTTTCCGCGACGGTGACGATCTGGACGCCGCACGTGAGCTGGTGCATTCGCACCTGCGCTTCGTGGTGCACGTGGCCCGCGGTTACAACGGCTACGGCCTTGCGCTGGGCGACCTGATCCAGGAAGGCAACATCGGCCTGATGAAGGCGGTCAAGCGCTTCGACCCCGACATGGGCGTGCGTCTGGTGTCCTTCGCCGTGCATTGGATCCGTGCCGAAATGCACGAGTTCATCCTGAAGAACTGGCGCATCGTCAAGGTCGCTACCACCAAGGCGCAGCGCAAGCTGTTCTTCAACCTGCGCAAGTCGAAGACGCGCCTGGGCTGGATGAACGCGGCTGAAGTCAGCGCGGTGGCCAAGGACCTGAACGTGTCCGAGCGCGAGGTCATGGAAATGGAATCGCGCCTGTCCGGTCGCGATATCGGTTTCGATGCGCCCACCGACGAGGACAACGAACATGCGCCGCCGTCGCCGGCCGCGTTCCTGGTTGCCAACGACGAAGACCCGTCGATGGCCTATGAGCGTGCCGACAGCGAAGACAACCAGATGCAGCTGCTGCGCGAAGGCCTGGCCGAGCTGGATGCCCGTTCGCGCGACATCATCCGCCGCCGCTGGCTGGATGCCGACAGCAAGGTGACGCTGCAGGAACTGGCCGACGAATACGGCGTGTCGGCCGAGCGTATCCGCCAGGTGGAAGCGAACGCGCTGAAGAAGATGAAGGCGCTGTTCACCGCGTAA